The following DNA comes from Marichromatium purpuratum 984.
GTTAAGTGATGGGGTTATCTTCGGAGAAGCTCTTGATCGAAGCCCCGGTAAACGGCGGCCGTAACTATAACGGTCCTAAGGTAGCGAAATTCCTTGTCGGGTAAGTTCCGACCTGCACGAATGGCGTAACGATGGCGGCACTGTCTCCACCAGGGACTCAGTGAAATTGAAATCTCGGTCAAGATGCCGAGTACCCGCGGCTAGACGGAAAGACCCCGTGAACCTTTACTATAGCTTTGCACTGGACTTTGAACCTACTTGTGTAGGATAGGTGGGAGGCTTTGAAACAGTGGCGCCAGCTGCTGTGGAGCCAACCTTGAAATACCACCCTGGTATGTTCGGAGTTCTAACCTCGGTCCGTGATCCGGATCAGGGACAGTGCATGGTGGGTAGTTTGACTGGGGCGGTCTCCTCCCAAAGCGTAACGGAGGAGCACGAAGGTACCCTCAGCGCGGTCGGAAATCGCGCAATGAGTGCAAAGGCATAAGGGTGCTTGACTGCGAGACAGACACGTCGAGCAGGTACGAAAGTAGGTCTTAGTGATCCGGTGGTTCTGTATGGAAGGGCCATCGCTCAACGGATAAAAGGTACTCCGGGGATAACAGGCTGATACCGCCCAAGAGTTCATATCGACGGCGGTGTTTGGCACCTCGATGTCGGCTCATCACATCCTGGGGCTGAAGTCGGTCCCAAGGGTATGGCTGTTCGCCATTTAAAGTGGTACGCGAGCTGGGTTTAGAACGTCGTGAGACAGTTCGGTCCCTATCTGCCGTGGGCGTTGGAGACTTGAGGGAAGCTGCTCCTAGTACGAGAGGACCGGAGTGGACGTACCCCTGGTGTTCCGGTTGTCACGCCAGTGGCATTGCCGGGTAGCTATGTACGGACGGGATAACCGCTGAAAGCATCTAAGCGGGAAGCCCCTCCCAAGATGAGGTCTCCCTGGGCACTTGATGCCCCTGAAGGTCCGTCGAAGACCACGACGTTGATAGGCAGGATGTGGAAGCGCGGTAACGTGTGAAGCTAACCTGTACTAATTGACCGTGCGGCTTGACCATATAACACCCAAATGCGTTGCAGGGCATCGGCTCACGCAACTGCCGACAACGATCTGAACCGAATTGGTCCTGTCCGAGATGATCGGGCAAGACAAAGCAGTTTTCCTGGCGGCCATAGAGTCCTGGACCCACCTGATCCCATCCCGAACTCAGAAGTGAAACAGGACCTCGCCGATGATAGTGTGGGGCCTCCCCATGCGAAAGTAGGTCACTGCCAGGACCTTATCCCGAAACCCCCGAGCACTCCGTGTTCGGGGGTTTTACTTTGTGCGGCGGAAAAAGCCGCCAGCCGCCAGCCGTCAGCCGTCAGCCGTCAGCCGGAAAGATTGAACCGCAAAGGCCCAAAGGACGCGAAGAAGAGAAGGGCTTCCAGCGATCAGCGGCCAGCCGCCAGCTGACAGCCTCCAGTGATGGCCCTCGTCGGCGTTGGAGTCTTGCCTATCCAAACCCCTTTGCGTGCTTCGCGCCTTCGCGGTTCAATCTTCTGGCCGCTGGCCGCTGGCCGCTGGCCGCTGGCCGCTGGCCGCTGGCCGCTGGCCGCTCGTTACCCTCGTCACGCAATTGGGTTAGGATTCAAGCACAACGATCAATCGCCCGTGCCGTGATGCCTGCCGTTGTCGTGCAGAGCCATTCGTGGGGTAGCACCGGCGCGGCGAACTGGTCCTTCTGCACCCGAAATCAAAGGCGAGTTGAATGCAATTCATCGATCTGAAAACGCAGTACGCGCGCATCGAGCAGGACGTTCGGAGCCGTATCGACGCGGTTCTGAGTCACGGTCAGTACATCATGGGCCCCGAGGTCCAGGCGCTCGAGGAAGAGCTTGCGACCTTTGTCGGGGTCGAGCACTGCGTCGGGCTTTCGAGTGGGACCGATGCGCTGCTCGCGGCGATGATGGCCCTCGAGATCGGCCGCGGGGACGAGGTGATCACCACGCCCTTCACCTTCATCGCCACCGCCGAGATGATCGCCTTGCTCGGTGCCCGCCCGGTGTTCGTCGACATTGACCCGGTAACCTACAATATCGATCCCATGGCCTTGGAAGGAGCGATCACCGGTCGTACCCGTGCGATCATGCCGGTCTCGCTCTACGGTCAGTGCGCCGATATGGATGCGGTCAACGCCGTGGCCGAGGCCCACAACATTCCGGTGATCGAGGACGCGGCGCAGAGCTTCGGCGCGACCTACAAGGGCAAGCGCTCCTGTGGGCTCTCGACCATCGGCTGCACCTCCTTCTTCCCGGCCAAGCCGCTCGGTGCCTATGGCGATGCGGGTGCCTGCTTCACCAATGATGCAGAGCTGGCACGCCAGCTGCGCGAGGTGCGCAATCACGGCCAGTCGCGCCGTTATCATCATCCTCGTCTCGGTATCAATGGCCGTCTCGATACCATGCAGGCGGCGGTGTTGCAGTCGAAGCTGGCGATCTTCCCCGACGAGGTCGAGGCCCGTGGTCGGCTGGGTGCGCGCTATAGCGAACTGCTGCGCGCGCGCGGCGCGGGAACGACCGCCGAGCCGGGTGAAAGCGGCGTGCTGACCCCTTCGGTTGCTCCCGGCAATACTTCGGTCTACGCCCAGTACACCCTGCAGGTGTCGGACCGCGAGGCGGTGGCCGAGGCGCTCAAGGCGCGTGACATCCCCACTGCGGTGCACTATCCGGTGCCGCTCAACGAGCAGCCG
Coding sequences within:
- a CDS encoding DegT/DnrJ/EryC1/StrS family aminotransferase; protein product: MQFIDLKTQYARIEQDVRSRIDAVLSHGQYIMGPEVQALEEELATFVGVEHCVGLSSGTDALLAAMMALEIGRGDEVITTPFTFIATAEMIALLGARPVFVDIDPVTYNIDPMALEGAITGRTRAIMPVSLYGQCADMDAVNAVAEAHNIPVIEDAAQSFGATYKGKRSCGLSTIGCTSFFPAKPLGAYGDAGACFTNDAELARQLREVRNHGQSRRYHHPRLGINGRLDTMQAAVLQSKLAIFPDEVEARGRLGARYSELLRARGAGTTAEPGESGVLTPSVAPGNTSVYAQYTLQVSDREAVAEALKARDIPTAVHYPVPLNEQPVFHVPGASATPVSAEVAERVISLPMHPYLTEEVQREVVEAVAEACGLEG